In the genome of Massilia sp. PAMC28688, one region contains:
- a CDS encoding hemolysin family protein yields MSDVLIILLLILLNGLFAMTELALASARRLRLEEAARGGSTGAAAALALAANPSTFLSTVQVGITLISIFNGAFGQSSLAARLAPWLATVPVLGPYAPAVALGVVIVAITFVSLLLGELVPKRIAMQYPETAAMIAARPLRLLSRVMAPFVTLLSLCTEAIVRLLGLDRPPDNAPTEQEISGMLREGSDAGVLDHTEYDIARRALRLDSQRLRALMTPLIDVQAIHLGDDAAASLRKLAASPHSRFPVFGTDRTQVVGVVDAGDLLQQAIESGALHTVDIGAASAAPMRVPASMSARALLEQFQQHNAELALVIDEHGQVQGMVTLADLMGALLGGVPGAAAHESEAVVREDGSWLVDGAMPLDRLRELLGTDAAFPGEGTGFHTLAGLVLHQLGRVPTESDAFEWNGYRFEVMDMDRQRVDRVLVAAPQDAART; encoded by the coding sequence ATGTCAGACGTGCTGATTATCTTGTTGCTGATCTTGCTGAACGGCCTGTTTGCCATGACCGAGCTGGCGCTGGCGTCGGCCAGGCGGCTGCGGCTTGAAGAGGCGGCGCGCGGCGGCAGTACCGGGGCGGCGGCCGCGCTGGCGCTGGCGGCCAATCCCAGCACCTTCCTGTCCACCGTTCAGGTCGGCATAACCCTGATCAGCATTTTCAATGGGGCCTTTGGCCAGTCGTCGCTGGCCGCGCGCCTGGCGCCATGGCTGGCCACTGTCCCTGTGCTGGGGCCGTATGCGCCGGCGGTGGCCCTGGGCGTGGTGATCGTGGCGATTACCTTCGTTTCCTTGCTGCTGGGCGAACTGGTGCCCAAGCGCATTGCCATGCAGTATCCGGAGACGGCAGCCATGATCGCGGCGCGGCCCCTGCGGCTACTCAGCCGCGTGATGGCACCTTTCGTCACACTGCTGTCGCTCTGCACCGAGGCCATTGTGCGTCTGCTCGGGCTGGACCGCCCGCCCGACAATGCGCCCACCGAGCAGGAAATCAGCGGCATGCTGCGCGAGGGCAGCGATGCGGGTGTGCTCGATCACACCGAGTATGACATTGCACGGCGCGCCCTGCGGCTCGATAGCCAGCGCCTCAGGGCTCTGATGACGCCGCTCATCGATGTGCAAGCGATTCACCTGGGCGATGATGCGGCAGCGAGCCTGCGCAAGCTCGCTGCCAGCCCGCACAGCCGTTTCCCCGTATTCGGCACCGACCGCACGCAGGTGGTGGGGGTGGTCGATGCCGGGGATTTGCTGCAGCAGGCGATCGAGTCCGGAGCATTGCATACCGTCGACATCGGCGCCGCCTCGGCTGCGCCCATGCGCGTGCCGGCGTCGATGAGCGCACGCGCTCTGCTGGAGCAGTTTCAGCAGCATAACGCGGAGCTGGCGCTGGTGATCGATGAGCATGGGCAGGTGCAGGGCATGGTGACCCTGGCCGACCTCATGGGCGCCCTGCTGGGGGGCGTACCGGGCGCCGCAGCGCATGAAAGCGAGGCCGTCGTGCGCGAAGACGGCAGCTGGCTGGTGGACGGTGCCATGCCGCTTGACCGGCTGCGCGAGCTGCTCGGTACCGACGCGGCGTTTCCCGGCGAAGGGACGGGCTTTCACACCCTGGCCGGGCTGGTGCTGCATCAGCTGGGCCGCGTGCCCACGGAGTCGGATGCGTTCGAGTGGAATGGCTATCGGTTTGAAGTGATGGACATGGACCGGCAGCGGGTGGACAGGGTACTGGTAGCGGCGCCCCAGGACGCGGCAAGGACCTGA
- a CDS encoding SDR family NAD(P)-dependent oxidoreductase gives MNPGIDDWAGKRVWVIGASTGIGEATAHLLVDGGALVAFSARSLDKLLATTASAPRALALPLDVTDPASVAAVCQRLVAQWGGIDLVLVVAGGYNEMRADSFDLAAAHGLIDLNLRGVFNCLAPVLPVLLRQGSGGIGIVSSVAGYSGLPKALVYGPTKAALINLAESLYLDLHPRGIAVYQICPGFVDTPLTRNNDFRMPSLMTAQEAAEQLVAGIERGHFHIHFPRRFTNGLRLARLLPYRLYFWLIRKVTGL, from the coding sequence ATGAATCCAGGGATCGACGACTGGGCGGGCAAGCGCGTCTGGGTGATCGGCGCGTCCACCGGCATTGGCGAAGCGACCGCGCATCTGCTGGTCGATGGCGGTGCGCTGGTGGCGTTTTCCGCGCGCAGCCTGGACAAGCTGCTTGCCACCACCGCCAGCGCTCCGCGTGCGCTGGCGCTGCCGCTCGACGTCACCGATCCGGCCAGCGTGGCGGCGGTGTGCCAGCGCCTGGTGGCGCAGTGGGGCGGGATTGACCTGGTGCTGGTGGTGGCAGGCGGCTACAACGAAATGCGGGCCGACAGCTTCGACCTGGCCGCCGCCCACGGCCTGATTGACCTGAACCTGCGCGGCGTCTTCAACTGCCTGGCGCCGGTGCTGCCGGTGTTGCTGCGCCAGGGATCAGGCGGGATCGGTATCGTGTCGTCCGTGGCCGGCTACAGCGGCCTGCCCAAGGCGCTGGTATACGGCCCCACCAAGGCGGCCCTCATCAACCTGGCCGAGTCGCTGTATCTCGACCTGCATCCGCGCGGCATTGCCGTCTACCAGATCTGCCCGGGATTTGTGGATACGCCGCTGACAAGGAATAATGATTTCAGGATGCCGTCCCTGATGACGGCCCAGGAGGCGGCAGAGCAGCTGGTGGCCGGCATCGAGCGGGGTCACTTCCATATTCACTTCCCGCGCCGCTTCACCAACGGCCTGCGCCTGGCGCGCCTGCTGCCTTACCGCCTGTACTTCTGGCTGATCCGCAAGGTCACCGGTCTGTGA
- a CDS encoding DUF3833 domain-containing protein, with the protein MKLYKLVAIGAAVAVVAACSSPQPAQYASELPKLDVESYFNGTLDAHGMFQDRSGDVIKRFVVVIKCSWQGDTGTLDEDFTYSDGTKQKRVWTLKKTGEGRFTATAPDVIGTAEGIVSGNSLRWRYVLALPVDGKIINVDMDDWMFLIDDKVMLNRTAMSKFGVGLGNITLSFSKRAQ; encoded by the coding sequence ATGAAACTATACAAACTCGTCGCCATCGGCGCCGCCGTCGCCGTCGTCGCCGCCTGCAGTTCGCCGCAACCGGCGCAGTATGCGAGCGAACTGCCAAAGCTCGACGTGGAGAGCTACTTTAACGGCACGCTCGACGCCCACGGCATGTTTCAGGACCGCTCGGGCGACGTCATCAAGCGCTTTGTCGTCGTCATCAAGTGCAGCTGGCAGGGCGATACAGGCACGCTGGACGAGGACTTCACCTATTCCGACGGCACCAAACAGAAACGCGTCTGGACCCTGAAGAAGACGGGCGAGGGCCGCTTTACCGCCACCGCGCCGGACGTCATCGGTACGGCGGAAGGCATCGTGTCCGGCAACTCGCTGCGCTGGCGCTACGTGCTGGCGCTGCCGGTGGACGGCAAGATCATCAATGTCGACATGGATGACTGGATGTTCCTGATTGATGACAAGGTCATGCTGAACCGCACCGCCATGAGCAAGTTCGGGGTCGGCCTGGGCAACATCACGCTCTCGTTTTCCAAGCGGGCGCAATGA
- a CDS encoding TerC family protein produces the protein MEWFFDPNIWVGLLTLVVLEIVLGIDNLIFIAILAEKVPPHQRDKARLIGLSLAMLMRLGLLTMISWMVTLTEPLFEVMGKPVSGRDLILLLGGIFLLFKATMELHERVEGKIHVHTGPRVYATLGAVIAQIIVLDAVFSLDAVITAVGMVDELGVMMAAVIISMAVMIFASKPLTRFVNAHPTVVVLCLSFLLMIGLSLVAEGLGFKIPKGYLYAAIGFSIVIEFFNQLARKNFAKRDAHVPLRERTADAVLRLLGSRKRDEVAQEQENIAMPAEAPAFDTEERNMVSGVLSLSQRSVRSIMTTRSDMTWVDLNAAAEVVRQRIMEAPHSFFPVCRGQLDDIVGVARAKDLIADLAVHGKIALASVREPIVMPDSVGVLKVMETLKRSHGQLVLIADEYGTIQGLVTPIDILEAIAGEFPDEDEQPVVQQLGEDRWQIDGTADLLYLQQVLHSDALVSGNDEYTSLAGFMLERFNTLPAAGDKIEVDGLQFEVLEVQERRIASVLVTRLPAQPAPLEN, from the coding sequence ATGGAATGGTTCTTCGACCCGAATATCTGGGTAGGCTTACTGACACTGGTTGTTCTCGAAATTGTTCTCGGGATCGACAATCTCATCTTCATCGCCATCCTGGCTGAAAAAGTTCCACCCCACCAGCGTGACAAGGCGCGCCTGATCGGCCTGTCGCTGGCCATGCTCATGCGCCTTGGCCTGCTGACCATGATTTCGTGGATGGTGACCCTGACCGAACCGCTGTTCGAGGTCATGGGCAAGCCGGTCTCCGGGCGCGACCTGATTCTGCTGCTGGGCGGCATTTTCCTCTTGTTCAAAGCCACGATGGAACTGCATGAACGGGTGGAAGGCAAGATCCACGTGCACACGGGCCCGCGCGTGTATGCCACCCTGGGCGCCGTCATTGCCCAGATCATTGTGCTCGATGCCGTCTTTTCCCTCGACGCCGTCATCACGGCCGTGGGCATGGTCGATGAACTTGGGGTGATGATGGCGGCCGTGATCATTTCCATGGCGGTCATGATCTTTGCTTCCAAGCCCCTGACGCGCTTTGTCAACGCCCATCCGACCGTGGTGGTGCTGTGCCTGAGCTTTCTGCTGATGATTGGCCTGAGCCTCGTGGCCGAAGGCCTGGGCTTCAAGATTCCCAAAGGGTATCTGTATGCGGCAATCGGCTTTTCCATCGTGATTGAATTCTTCAACCAGCTGGCCCGCAAGAACTTTGCCAAGCGCGACGCCCACGTCCCGCTGCGCGAACGCACTGCCGATGCCGTGCTGCGCCTGCTGGGCAGCCGCAAGCGCGACGAGGTGGCGCAGGAGCAGGAAAACATCGCCATGCCCGCCGAAGCACCTGCTTTCGATACGGAAGAGCGCAATATGGTCAGCGGTGTGCTCAGCCTGTCGCAGCGCTCGGTGAGGTCGATCATGACGACGCGCTCGGACATGACCTGGGTGGACCTCAATGCCGCTGCCGAGGTGGTGAGGCAGCGCATCATGGAAGCGCCGCACAGCTTTTTCCCGGTGTGCCGCGGCCAGCTGGACGACATTGTCGGCGTGGCGCGTGCCAAGGACCTGATTGCGGACCTGGCCGTCCACGGCAAGATCGCGCTGGCCAGCGTGCGGGAACCGATCGTCATGCCGGACTCGGTGGGCGTATTGAAGGTCATGGAAACCTTGAAGCGCTCGCACGGGCAGCTGGTCCTCATTGCCGATGAATACGGCACCATCCAGGGACTGGTGACGCCAATTGACATCCTGGAAGCGATCGCCGGCGAATTTCCCGATGAGGACGAGCAGCCCGTCGTGCAGCAGCTCGGCGAGGATCGCTGGCAAATTGATGGCACGGCCGACCTGCTGTATCTGCAGCAGGTGCTGCACAGCGACGCCCTGGTGTCGGGTAATGATGAATACACCTCGCTCGCCGGCTTCATGCTGGAACGGTTCAACACGCTGCCGGCAGCGGGCGACAAGATCGAGGTGGACGGCCTTCAGTTCGAGGTGCTGGAAGTCCAGGAGCGGCGCATTGCATCGGTGCTCGTCACGCGGCTGCCGGCCCAGCCGGCGCCGCTGGAGAACTAG
- a CDS encoding nuclear transport factor 2 family protein — MNHQPALLRLVAFYETIGRDQLRAAIARVYAADAAFKDPFNEVRGIDAIATIFDHMFEQVDQPHFVVTTSVLQGAQAFLCWEFRFVMKRYSREPQCIRGATHIVFDGHGMVTQHRDYWDAAEELYEKLPVLGALMRWLKRSANR, encoded by the coding sequence ATGAATCATCAACCTGCCCTCCTGCGCCTGGTCGCCTTTTACGAAACCATCGGCCGCGACCAGCTGCGCGCCGCCATCGCCCGCGTGTACGCTGCCGATGCCGCCTTCAAGGACCCGTTCAATGAAGTGCGTGGCATTGACGCCATCGCAACAATCTTCGACCACATGTTCGAGCAGGTCGACCAGCCGCATTTCGTGGTCACCACCAGCGTGCTGCAGGGGGCGCAAGCGTTCCTGTGCTGGGAATTCCGGTTTGTGATGAAGCGCTATTCCAGGGAGCCGCAGTGCATCCGTGGCGCCACGCACATCGTCTTCGACGGCCATGGCATGGTCACGCAGCACCGGGATTATTGGGATGCGGCCGAGGAGCTGTACGAAAAACTGCCAGTCCTCGGCGCCTTGATGCGCTGGCTGAAGCGCTCTGCCAATCGCTGA
- a CDS encoding thiamine pyrophosphate-binding protein codes for MTHPSRSGGQILVDALKIHGVDTAFGVPGESYLDVLDALHDSDIRFIINRQEGGAAFMAEAYGKMTGKPGICFVTRGPGATNAAIGVHTAFQDSTPMILFIGQVGTDFMDREAFQEIDYRRMYGQMAKWVTQIERADRIPEYLARAFQVATSGRPGPVVLALPEDMLIDVAAVADTRAYTPVQASPSQAQIDTVRALLAGARRPMLLLGGGTWNTQACADLQRFAEANRLPVGCAFRFQDLLDNAHPNYVGDVGIGINPKLAARVREADLLIAIGPRLGEMTTSGYSLLASPVPKQKLVHIHADPEELGSVYQADLMIASGAPQACAMLAAMEPVDASAWAATVAEAKAELAAYQEQPPIFMDGQAPLDLWQVVQQLQAAVPKDTIITNGAGNYASWAHRFYRYGGMRTQLAPTNGAMGYGVPAGVAAKIVDPARTVITFAGDGEYMMNGQELATAVQYKAGVIIIVFNNSMFGTIRMHQERDYPGRVSGTTLHNPDFAALAQAYGAHGEVVNTTAEFGPALERALAHTRGQSLPAVIELRYDGNLITPNATLDTIRKTAEASRAAK; via the coding sequence ATGACGCATCCTTCCCGCAGCGGCGGCCAGATCCTGGTCGATGCCCTGAAAATCCACGGTGTCGACACCGCCTTTGGCGTGCCTGGCGAGAGCTACCTCGACGTCCTCGACGCCCTGCACGACTCGGACATCCGCTTCATCATCAACCGCCAGGAAGGCGGCGCGGCCTTCATGGCTGAAGCCTACGGCAAAATGACCGGCAAGCCGGGCATCTGCTTTGTCACGCGCGGCCCCGGCGCCACCAATGCCGCCATTGGCGTGCATACCGCGTTCCAGGACTCGACCCCGATGATCCTGTTCATCGGCCAGGTCGGCACCGACTTCATGGACCGCGAAGCATTCCAGGAAATCGACTACCGCCGCATGTACGGGCAAATGGCCAAGTGGGTCACCCAGATCGAGCGCGCCGACCGCATTCCTGAATACCTGGCACGCGCGTTCCAGGTGGCCACCAGCGGCCGTCCCGGCCCGGTGGTGCTGGCGCTGCCGGAAGACATGCTGATCGACGTGGCCGCCGTGGCCGACACGCGCGCCTATACGCCGGTGCAGGCCTCCCCCTCGCAGGCGCAGATCGACACCGTGCGCGCCCTGCTGGCCGGCGCCCGCCGCCCCATGCTGCTGCTGGGCGGCGGCACCTGGAACACCCAGGCCTGCGCCGACCTGCAGCGCTTTGCCGAAGCGAACCGGCTGCCTGTCGGCTGCGCCTTCCGCTTCCAGGACCTGCTCGACAATGCGCACCCCAACTACGTGGGCGACGTCGGCATTGGCATCAATCCGAAGCTGGCCGCCCGCGTGCGCGAGGCTGACCTCCTGATCGCCATCGGCCCGCGCCTGGGCGAGATGACCACCAGCGGCTACTCGCTGCTGGCCTCCCCGGTACCGAAGCAAAAACTGGTGCATATCCACGCCGACCCGGAAGAACTGGGCAGCGTGTACCAGGCCGACCTCATGATCGCCAGCGGTGCGCCGCAAGCATGCGCCATGCTGGCGGCCATGGAGCCGGTGGACGCCTCGGCGTGGGCCGCGACCGTGGCAGAGGCGAAGGCGGAACTTGCGGCCTACCAGGAGCAGCCGCCAATTTTCATGGACGGCCAGGCCCCGCTCGACCTGTGGCAGGTGGTCCAGCAATTGCAGGCCGCGGTACCGAAGGACACCATCATCACCAACGGCGCCGGCAACTACGCCTCGTGGGCACACCGCTTCTACCGCTACGGCGGCATGCGCACCCAGCTCGCGCCCACCAACGGCGCCATGGGCTACGGCGTGCCGGCCGGAGTGGCCGCCAAGATCGTGGACCCGGCGCGCACCGTGATCACCTTTGCCGGCGACGGCGAGTACATGATGAATGGCCAGGAACTGGCCACTGCGGTGCAGTACAAGGCGGGCGTGATCATCATCGTCTTCAATAACAGCATGTTCGGCACCATCCGCATGCACCAGGAACGGGATTATCCGGGCCGCGTGTCGGGCACCACCTTGCACAATCCGGATTTCGCGGCCCTGGCCCAGGCGTACGGCGCCCATGGCGAAGTAGTCAACACAACGGCCGAATTCGGCCCGGCGCTGGAACGGGCCCTGGCCCATACCCGCGGCCAGTCGCTGCCGGCCGTGATCGAACTGCGCTACGACGGCAACCTGATCACGCCCAACGCCACGCTGGACACCATCCGCAAGACTGCCGAAGCATCCAGGGCAGCGAAGTAA
- a CDS encoding MFS transporter — protein sequence MTILRMPMLLSYGALGLPLAMVALPIYVYLPQFYAERAGLSLALIGAVLLTARVAAAFIDPLLGAWIARGKGAYARYIALSLAPLLLGFAALFHPPALGQAGALAWFLATLMLVYLGFGIATIAHQSWGAALTQDVRERSRVTGVREACGLAGVVLVAAVTGLAGYSAMTMLFGAALAVGAALLLARAPRPALALDVPVAGWRAMAAPFAQARFRSLFAVLVMNGVASAIPATLFLFFVADHLGLASMSGLFLIIYFGAAAVSIPGWVALAVRHGEARAWAGGMLLACAVFIWAFVLPPGAALAFGAICVLSGLAVGADLALPPALLAGVIAKAGHAGAREAAYFGIWNWGVQITLALAAGIALPLLEWLGFVPGTGAGTGALVAAYALLPCTLKLAAAALLWRAPLRDL from the coding sequence ATGACCATCCTGCGCATGCCGATGCTGCTCTCCTACGGCGCGCTCGGCCTGCCGCTGGCGATGGTCGCCTTGCCCATTTACGTGTATCTGCCGCAGTTCTACGCCGAGCGCGCGGGACTGTCGCTGGCGCTGATCGGCGCGGTGCTGCTCACGGCGCGCGTGGCCGCCGCCTTCATCGATCCCCTGCTGGGCGCCTGGATCGCGCGCGGGAAGGGCGCCTATGCGCGCTACATTGCGCTCTCGCTGGCGCCCCTGCTGCTCGGGTTCGCGGCCCTGTTTCATCCGCCGGCCCTGGGCCAGGCAGGGGCGCTGGCCTGGTTCCTGGCTACCCTCATGCTGGTCTACCTGGGCTTTGGGATTGCCACCATTGCCCACCAGAGCTGGGGTGCGGCACTGACGCAGGACGTGCGCGAGCGCTCGCGCGTGACCGGCGTGCGCGAAGCCTGTGGCCTGGCCGGCGTGGTGCTGGTGGCCGCCGTCACCGGGCTGGCCGGCTACAGCGCCATGACGATGCTGTTTGGCGCCGCGCTGGCGGTCGGCGCCGCACTGCTGCTGGCGCGCGCGCCGCGCCCGGCGCTGGCGCTGGACGTCCCGGTTGCCGGCTGGCGCGCCATGGCGGCGCCGTTTGCGCAGGCGCGCTTTCGCAGCCTGTTCGCAGTCCTGGTCATGAATGGCGTCGCTTCCGCCATTCCCGCCACCCTGTTCCTGTTCTTCGTGGCCGACCACCTGGGCCTGGCGTCCATGTCGGGCCTGTTCCTGATCATCTACTTCGGTGCTGCCGCCGTGTCCATTCCCGGCTGGGTGGCACTGGCGGTGCGCCATGGCGAGGCGCGCGCCTGGGCCGGCGGCATGCTGCTCGCGTGCGCCGTCTTCATCTGGGCCTTTGTACTGCCGCCGGGCGCGGCGCTTGCGTTTGGCGCCATCTGCGTGCTGTCCGGCCTGGCCGTGGGGGCCGACCTGGCGCTGCCGCCGGCTCTCCTGGCCGGCGTGATCGCCAAGGCGGGCCACGCCGGTGCACGCGAAGCGGCCTATTTCGGAATCTGGAACTGGGGAGTGCAAATCACCCTGGCGCTGGCGGCGGGCATCGCCCTGCCGCTGCTCGAATGGCTCGGCTTTGTACCGGGCACGGGCGCCGGGACAGGGGCACTGGTGGCGGCTTATGCGCTGCTGCCGTGCACCCTCAAGCTTGCAGCGGCCGCGCTCCTGTGGCGCGCGCCGCTGCGCGATCTCTAA
- a CDS encoding PAS domain S-box protein — protein sequence MRASPGPTTTSEIRFREVFEQSPISMQLLALDGTTVGVNKAWEALWLGAHGDALKALVLSGRYNILSDPQLEAKGIAPFLRRAFAGETVNIPPILYDPTELGVEGRPRWVTSRAYPIRDHGGAIVEVMLMHEDISDRVEAERTLRLGEERFRSLVVAISQIVWLCDEDGQLTDDSPSWGQFTGQTVEQWRGNGWLDAVHPEDRAGAAAAWAASQAAATLYQTEYRVRRADGAYRLMEARAVPLQGTHGKVREWVGINTDITEQRRAEQALHHNEQRMRRMFDTMQLKVFTATASGSVDYANQAWTDFTGLPHGGIMGWDWAGLVHPDDLAPSQRAWERSLATGAQLETEQRFRRQDGAYRWHLTRVVPMRGDDGAILMWVGSNTDIHEVKSAETELARRLATERRHFAILSKVAAASHQLHSATTVEDMARQLVEMVRDILEVHQAAISISSGEQPAQAITACSRSDQYAAARPADGAPGLDALMGAAGRTLRLTRAQLVRQLEAAGAPALPGQLPQQGVLAVPLLASDGTRIGLLQASDRREGDFTEEDEAILTQLAAIAASGFENARLYASLQDQHRHKDEFLAMLAHELRNPLAPIRTAADVLAMATPDQARVRQMSGVIGRQVSHMSALVDDLLDVSRVTRGLIELADDELDVRHLVREAIEQAQPMVEARGHTLTVVLCPQPAQVRGDSKRLVQVLANILNNAAKYTPRGGTIEMRTESTADTVTLQVTDNGSGIAPDLQPYVFDLFSQAKRNSDRSQGGLGIGLALVKNLVELHGGSVTCFSSGAGTGSRFTVSLPRLVVQGPRAAGARETASEAVPGQPVRILLVDDNIDAAHTLACYLEAAGHEVMVEHAGAPALTRARVHLPHVCILDIGLPDMDGHALAARLRDLPHMSGVMLIAVTGYGSELDKEKSLAAGFDHHLVKPVDVRLLPALFEQARGTGQGT from the coding sequence ATGCGCGCCAGCCCAGGCCCCACCACCACGTCCGAAATCCGCTTCCGCGAGGTCTTCGAGCAGTCGCCCATCAGCATGCAGCTGCTGGCCCTGGATGGCACCACCGTCGGCGTCAACAAGGCATGGGAAGCATTGTGGCTGGGCGCGCACGGCGACGCGCTCAAGGCGCTGGTATTGAGCGGCCGGTATAACATCCTTTCCGATCCCCAGCTCGAGGCCAAGGGAATCGCGCCTTTCCTGCGGCGCGCTTTTGCCGGCGAGACCGTCAACATCCCGCCCATCCTGTATGACCCCACCGAACTGGGGGTGGAAGGCCGGCCGCGCTGGGTGACCTCGCGCGCCTACCCCATTCGCGACCATGGCGGCGCGATCGTGGAGGTCATGCTCATGCATGAAGACATCAGCGACCGCGTCGAAGCCGAACGCACCCTGCGCCTGGGCGAAGAGCGCTTTCGTTCGCTGGTGGTGGCGATCAGCCAGATCGTGTGGCTATGCGACGAGGATGGACAGCTGACCGACGATTCTCCCTCATGGGGCCAGTTCACGGGGCAGACGGTGGAGCAATGGCGCGGCAATGGCTGGCTGGACGCCGTCCATCCGGAAGACCGCGCCGGCGCGGCCGCCGCCTGGGCGGCCAGCCAGGCCGCCGCCACCCTGTACCAGACCGAATACCGCGTGCGCCGCGCCGATGGCGCCTACCGCCTCATGGAGGCGCGCGCCGTGCCGCTGCAGGGGACGCACGGCAAGGTGCGCGAATGGGTCGGCATCAATACCGACATCACCGAACAGCGCCGCGCCGAGCAGGCGCTGCATCACAATGAACAGCGCATGCGCCGCATGTTCGACACCATGCAGCTGAAGGTATTTACCGCCACCGCCAGCGGCAGCGTGGACTATGCCAACCAGGCCTGGACGGACTTTACCGGCCTGCCCCACGGCGGCATCATGGGCTGGGACTGGGCCGGCCTGGTGCATCCCGACGACCTCGCGCCCAGTCAGCGGGCATGGGAGCGCTCGCTGGCGACCGGCGCGCAGCTGGAAACGGAGCAGCGCTTCCGCCGCCAGGACGGCGCCTATCGCTGGCACCTGACACGGGTCGTGCCGATGCGCGGCGATGACGGCGCCATCCTGATGTGGGTGGGCTCGAACACCGATATCCACGAAGTCAAGTCGGCCGAAACGGAGCTGGCAAGGCGCCTGGCAACCGAACGGCGCCACTTTGCCATCCTCAGCAAGGTGGCAGCTGCCTCGCACCAGCTGCACAGCGCCACCACCGTGGAAGACATGGCGCGCCAGCTGGTCGAGATGGTGCGTGACATTCTTGAGGTCCACCAGGCCGCCATATCCATCAGCAGCGGCGAGCAGCCGGCCCAGGCAATCACGGCCTGTTCGCGGTCGGACCAGTACGCAGCAGCCCGTCCAGCGGACGGCGCGCCGGGCCTGGACGCATTGATGGGCGCCGCCGGGCGCACCCTGCGCCTGACCCGGGCGCAGCTGGTGCGCCAGCTGGAGGCGGCCGGCGCCCCGGCCCTGCCCGGCCAGCTGCCGCAGCAAGGCGTCCTGGCCGTGCCCCTGCTGGCCAGCGACGGCACGCGCATCGGCCTGCTGCAGGCGTCGGACCGGCGCGAGGGCGACTTCACGGAAGAAGATGAAGCCATCCTCACGCAGCTGGCCGCGATTGCCGCCAGCGGCTTTGAAAACGCGCGCCTGTATGCATCCCTGCAGGACCAGCACCGCCACAAGGATGAATTTCTGGCCATGCTGGCCCACGAGCTGCGCAACCCGCTGGCGCCGATCCGCACGGCGGCCGACGTGCTGGCCATGGCCACGCCCGACCAGGCCCGGGTGCGCCAGATGAGCGGCGTCATCGGGCGCCAGGTGAGCCACATGTCGGCCCTGGTGGACGACCTGCTGGACGTTTCACGCGTCACGCGCGGCCTCATCGAGCTGGCCGACGACGAACTGGACGTCCGGCACCTGGTGCGCGAAGCGATCGAACAGGCGCAGCCCATGGTGGAAGCGCGCGGCCACACACTGACGGTGGTGCTGTGCCCCCAGCCGGCACAGGTGCGTGGCGACTCCAAGCGCCTGGTGCAGGTGCTGGCCAATATCCTCAACAACGCGGCCAAGTACACGCCCCGGGGCGGCACCATCGAAATGCGCACCGAATCGACGGCCGATACGGTCACGCTGCAGGTCACCGACAACGGCTCGGGCATCGCCCCCGATCTGCAGCCTTACGTGTTCGACCTGTTTTCCCAGGCCAAGCGCAATTCCGACCGCTCCCAGGGCGGCCTCGGGATCGGCCTGGCACTGGTGAAGAACCTGGTGGAGCTGCACGGCGGCAGCGTGACCTGCTTCAGTAGCGGGGCCGGCACCGGCAGCAGGTTTACCGTGTCGCTGCCGCGCCTGGTGGTGCAGGGCCCGCGCGCCGCCGGCGCCCGGGAAACGGCCAGCGAAGCGGTCCCGGGCCAGCCGGTGCGCATCCTGCTGGTGGACGACAATATCGACGCTGCGCACACGCTGGCCTGCTACCTGGAGGCAGCCGGGCACGAAGTGATGGTCGAGCATGCGGGTGCACCCGCCCTCACGCGCGCCCGGGTCCATCTGCCCCACGTGTGCATTCTCGATATCGGCCTGCCCGACATGGATGGCCATGCGCTGGCGGCGCGCCTGCGCGACCTGCCCCACATGTCCGGGGTCATGCTCATTGCCGTCACCGGTTATGGCAGTGAGCTGGACAAGGAAAAGAGCCTGGCCGCCGGTTTCGACCACCACCTGGTCAAGCCGGTCGACGTCCGGCTGCTGCCGGCACTGTTCGAACAGGCGCGCGGCACGGGTCAGGGCACCTGA